TCGTATTCCCATCAAGAACGACGAGAACATAGCTACTCATTAAAGTAATTTCAAACCATACAAATAAGTTAAAAAGATCTCTAGTAAGAAATGCACCAGTTAATCCTAAAAAAAGAGTATTATAAAGAAAGTGATAGACCTTATTTCTTTCTACTGTCACACCAGGATAAGCATATAATGCACCAGTGAAATAGATGGCCCCAATTACAAAAATCATCACTCCAGAAAAGAGATCATAACTAAGACTGATACCTATTCCACTCTCCCAACTACCAGCAACAAATGTAGAAGACTCTTGAAAAGAGAAGAGAAAGTATCCTGCTAATGCGAAATAAATTAATGAGAATATATTAGTAAATATAGTTCGTAATTTATCTGATCTTTTAAATAAAAGAGATAATGATGCCGAGATCATTGGTAACATTAATAATATAATAAAAATATTATCTATCATTATTGTGCCTCCTCTTCTTTGCGAACATCATTAATTTTCTTTACTACAGAGATCACAAAACAAAGAGTTGCAAATGAAATAACGATTGCTGTTAAGACAAGTGCTTGAGTCAATGGATCAGCAAAACGTACAGTAGAGAATGCCTCCCCTTCACCGTTAAAAGGATAGCCATGGGCCAAAACATTACCGATAGAAAATATAATAAGGTTTGCACCATTTCCTAAAGTAATAATAGCAAAGATACAATTTACCCATGTATTCTTTAACAAGAAAAGTAAACCTACTACAATGAATATACAACCAACTATAAATGTCATCTTATTGTTTATTCCTCTTTGAAAAGTCGACAAATTTCACATAGGCCATTGTTGTACTAGTAGAAACAATTGCAAAAACAATTGAATCAAAGAGTAGAACCGAACTTACTTTTCCAGCAATAGGAAAAGGTATCTTAGTCCATATAGCACTTAAACCGGACTTACCAATAAACATTGGTGAGATAAAGACAAGAACTAGTAATAGAATGCAAATGGCAACGATTGAAGAGTAATTATCGTTCAACCACATCTTAGTTCTTGATTCACTTCGGGCAATGATGTGAAGAATCAAAGCTAAAGACATAAGTAGCCCACCAATAAAACCTCCACCAGGAAGATCATGTCCTCTTAAAAGAAAGATAAACGAAAGTATTCCTAAAAGTGGACAAACGACTTTAAAACTTCCTCGAATTAAAGATTCATTCACGTTTACCTCGCTTTGAGAAGATCGCTAAAACACCAATGATTGCGATAGCAACAACTAGAACTTCTCCAAAAGTATCCATCGCTCGATAATCCACTAAGATAACGTTTACGACATTCTCCCCTTTTGCAAGAATCTTTGAGTTTTCAAAAAAGTATCGACTCGCACTCAAATCAAACTTCATGCGATTTGCTATTGCAAATAACCATAGAGATAAACCAAAAAGTAATGCTACGATGAAATTGTTGAGTTTTATATTTCGCCTATAATTATCTCCATTAATCGGTACAGCCTTTATCAAAAAGAAAACAAAGAAGAGAGAAAGTGTTTCAACCATTAGCTGTGTCATACTCACATCAGCGGCACTATGATAACCAAAGAATACGACTAAGAAGAAACCTGATATAACAAAGTAAAGGATTGCTTTAATATCAGAACGACTTAAGTATGCAAAAATAAGACCTCCTAGAACACCAGCTAAACATAAAGCCTTAGAAAGTGTAAGGTCTATCTCAGGGATACTTATATTTGATATTCCAAATTGAGTACTTATAGTAAGTATTGCAAGGAATCCAACCGTACATCTTATATAGTGAGCAAAGTCTCCATTTACCATAAGAGAGTTCATCTTTTTGAATATATCAAGTGTATAATGAAGAGCTTTTACAAGCTTTGGCCATGGACTAAATTCAGAATACTTTCGAGATAGGCCATCAAAACTTACAAAGTACTTATCGAGGATAAAGCTTCCTGAAATACTTCCTAGAATTGTTATAAGACTTAAGATAAGAACAATATTGTAAGGATATTCAAACCCATGCCATAACTTAATATATGTA
This sequence is a window from Halobacteriovorax vibrionivorans. Protein-coding genes within it:
- a CDS encoding NADH-quinone oxidoreductase subunit K, producing MTFIVGCIFIVVGLLFLLKNTWVNCIFAIITLGNGANLIIFSIGNVLAHGYPFNGEGEAFSTVRFADPLTQALVLTAIVISFATLCFVISVVKKINDVRKEEEAQ
- a CDS encoding MnhB domain-containing protein, translating into MNESLIRGSFKVVCPLLGILSFIFLLRGHDLPGGGFIGGLLMSLALILHIIARSESRTKMWLNDNYSSIVAICILLLVLVFISPMFIGKSGLSAIWTKIPFPIAGKVSSVLLFDSIVFAIVSTSTTMAYVKFVDFSKRNKQ